The Pyrus communis chromosome 12, drPyrComm1.1, whole genome shotgun sequence genomic sequence AATCTAGTAACGTAACATATCAAACATTTAGGACAAGAGAACGCTACTCCTTAACTAAatatatttcaataaaaatcaaatttcattaTCGGCTTTATTAATTGCAATATGCCTTTCTCCCATTTATCAGGATACCGTGTCAATGCAAAATCAGCTTGATACTACAGCATCCTATATAAAGCAACTGAGAGAGAGAATAGAGAATTTGAAGGAGCGGAAGGAGAAAGCAATGAGGTCACAATTAGGCAGTTCTAATTCTGACATTGGTGCTATTGCTGCCGAAAATGCTGTAATGACGGGATCAAGATTACCAGTTCTTGTATTACGAGAATCGGGTTCGTGCATAGAAGTTATGCTGATTAGTGGGTTGAATAAGAActtcatgttttatgaagtcATCCTTGTTCTTCAGGAACAAGGAGCTGAAGTTGTCAGCGCTAGCTTTTCCACTGTAGGCGATAAAGTTTTCCACTCGGTGCATGCTCAGGTACCAAAATAATCATCTGAGAAGCTAATATCGTCCAATCCTTTATTTTAATCTTCAAAAAATGtactaaaacaattaattaaggtcATTATGAAACGGActtatcaattttattttttatgcttcTTTGTAGGTCAAAATTTCTAGAGTTGGAGTAGAGATTTCAATGGTATGGCAGAGACTACAGAATTTGTTATACTGAGGCAAACCTATACCACGTAGAACTGTGTAACCACAGTGCAAACGTCCATTATCTATATACAAAGGGAGCACCTAAAATGGTGAAGCATTCAAATACCATAAATTGTCCCTCAAGAATTCAAATATTGCAATTGTATTAAAAAGAGTtagccaaaggcgaatttgaaccatattattgataGCCCGTTGTGAGGTTTAGCCTACTCCCCTACCCTCATAgcatagtgtagataatattactTATTAAAAGGCATGGATGTTTgatctagaaaattcaaaactgaaGCGCCTATATCAAAAGATCCTTAACCCTCACTGGACTGGATTGGACTACACATTAGTGCAGTCCTGTGTTTGTTACTTACACGGACTAAGTTTAATGGGATAAAGCCGGACTCGTGTGGACTATATCCGTCACTAggaggtcttagtgagaccccccaaaTACCATGGGATTGCTAAGACCTCGCCTGCTCGCTTCGCCAACATCACCTACACCCACCAACCCAGAACTGCAGAGAACCTAGAATCCAGAATCAAGTCATCTCGTTTCGAATCGTGGAGAACCCAGAATTGCCAGTTCTTCGTCTGCTCGTTTCGAATCGCGGAGAACCCAAAGCCCAGAACCTAGATCTTTGTCTGATGAGCTTGGCTGTTCCCTTCTCTTTCTAGAAATGGACGgtttctctttctccctcaccACCAACACTACCCCTTTCTTTCTCACTCGCACTCGTCTTCTTCCTTCACTTTCTTGCACAACCCAAAATTTCCCTCTAAGGCTCAAGAAATGGGTTGTTTTCAGTTCCAGGGAGGAGCCAACGCTCGACCCTTTGGACCAAATGGAGCTCAAGTTCGTCGATTTGCATATCCGATGATCGACGAAGCCtctgcaaattgaaaaaaaaaattggggatttttatgggtttgatttgaagagaaaagtaaattaaaagaagataaatatggGTTTGAATTCAAGAgaaagtaaatgaaaaaaagagaagatatgggttttattttttctggttTGAGTTTAGCAAATCTGGGTGTGAAGAACAAGAGCAaatgaacaaagaaaaaaagagacaGGGGAGAGAGAGTCAAATAAAAATAGgtgtaatttgtttatttttttttaagataaaaaaGTGTATTAATAATAGTAAAATATTTTAGTCCGTGATTTAGTCCGATAGTACACCAAACACTTCATTATTCTTATCCAGCTTAGTCCAAGCCAAGACAGTCTAGCTTAGTCCCGGAAGTTAGTCCAGTCCGAAATAGTccgatgcaacaaacgcacccttagtgatttgattaagcttttttttttgtcataattttggtgctatatgcacattatattgtaacaaatttcctataatctagcATTTTGATTACACTCTCCTCCGTTAGATATTTAAGATATtttagcaataattatctatgatttaagatattttctttccaaaatagtttaaaatatttttaaatcccccAAAATCAAATGTAccgaaataagttttttttttagtacgttaagagaaaataggattgagaataatataaacgtaccaatatacaatgtgtacaaaataaaacgtatcaaaataaaaataatttactaatattaacaatatgtatcaaatcaaatgtaccaaaattgccaataaacgtaccaattaatgatttttgtaaattcaaatgtactcacaaataatatatacataatgtattgtacctaataataattcgtcaacaattatacttaaaaaaacagcaaaatatatatatatatatatatatatatatatatatatatatatataattgcacaaaaaaaaattgaaaaaattacacggagcttttatgttgatcaccaactatttgaaaaagaaaaaaccatttggaaaaagaaataatattaaatgttttcataacaaaaacaaaataaaaaataaaactgggatcgaaaaaacatattttggaagaagagaaaatatagtttaattactactatctccactaaataagaaaaagtgcatcatgcagataaaaggataaatttaaaaattatttaaattttaaaaaatagatgTGACTATTGGTTAAcgtattttaatcaaattttaaaaagataccgatatttaatctaaatgatataaaaaaacagtaagaaattataatttttcctaaattttaaattggagTTCGTGCCGAAGCTTGGTTGATAGAGTTTCAGAAGTGGCAGAATGCACGGGCAGTGAAACAAAGTCGAAGGAAGCAGTCGTGGCAGAAACCAGAATTAGGATGGGTTAAATGTAATTTTGATGGAGCGTGGGAGGAAAGAACGAAAAGAGGTGGTGTGGGTGTGATTATCAGAAACTGTAGTGGTGAATTTTTGGCTACATATTCCGGTCAGACTGTTGGGGTGTCATCACCGTTGCACGCAGAGTTGTTGGCTGCGCAAAGGGCAGTGATGTTTGTGAAAGACCATATTGCAGGAGATGGGGGGTGCATATTGAGGGATACTCTACCATGGCCATGGCAGCCATgcaaaaggaggaggaagatttCTCTCCTCTGGGACCAATTATTAATGATATAGGGGATTGCTTACAAGGGTTATCTTATTCACGATTTAAGGCAGTGTTTAAAATGGCAATATAGGTTGAAATAGCCCAAAATTTAGCATAACTCATGTTCAAATCAACACAGCCCAAAACATCATATTGAATCATAGCCCTAAACTATAACTACCACCATGAATCAAAAGTACACCACCATAGATTCCACCGGATCTAAGGCAGTGTTTAAAATAGCAAATAGGTTGAATAGTGATATGCAAATTTTTAGAATTATCCATCGATATCCGTTACCTTTAacaaaaattttggaaatttgcAATGGGTATACCAATTCGTTCAGATTTAGacaaaattagagaaaattttctcaaaaaaaatttaaaagtttgGAATCTGCAATGGGTTCAAGCAAAATTTTGTGTATTGAATCGGTAAATATCATCgatattcattgatttttttgtatCGCCGATATAGGGTGAAATTTGcatttcacccaattttcatCCCCCTTTCCATATCAATCCCTGACTTTCAGATATTTCGACGAAAATATCGGCAGTTCTGTTGATATTTTAAATGCTAGATCTAGGCAAGAAGAACTTTTTGAATAATGACGAATATGAAGAAGATCAATCTCCAATGATTCATCTACAAATAATAGCAGATAAGAGTCACTAATAGATGAACAATTAATTACATGGTACTGGTACACCATTGTGGCGTCTCACGCTATTGAAATAAAGATATGTGaagatccacacatcggcaaccacgtggagccaaaGGAACTTACCCTACACGCAGGGCCAAGGGACCCACCATCATCGTGCGGGGCCAAAgggacccacccatcacgtggTAGTACATGCCCACTAcctgactctgataccatgtagaattatcagagagacgggtCAAAtgtccacttccaacaacaccgataatgtctccaacttggtaattaccacctgcacaatccttcAGGTGtgaagttttatcacaaaatatcTCGGTATTAGTTAAAGTAGAGTTAAGATATTAAGGGCCCCCTCcctgactctgataccatgtagaattatcagagaaaCAGGCCAATGACCCACTTTCAACAACATTGATATTATCCTCAAcataggagaaatttttcaatgtgaccggaacatgagtggtacaccacgtgtttttatataagtagtgaagaattttaatatttaagttattaacattttaagacacatatcccaccatttgtacagtgacacgtggtgtactatctcggtcacactgaaaaatatctCCCAAGTTGGTAATCACCACCTGCAGAATCTGTCAAGTGtgaagttttatcacaaaatgtctcggtgttagttagagtagtaattttatttcaattgcTTTTCTCCTTTTCCTCTAGCCGATGTGGAATTcaacacttttaaaataaatgaaaacatttttggtgaaaatgtttttagaactaaatctttagtaaaaacgcaaacatattttttttctaaaaacgattttagtcattttaaaagtactttcaaatgAGAATTCTTTAAATATATACtcatataacaaaaaatttccctacaattattttttaatatttcagaATCAAGGCCGAGTCTTCGGATGGAGAGAACTAATTTGTCAAATAAAGAATAATAATTGGGAGGGACCATCTGAGCatatatttttgtgaaaatatgtCTCAGTTCAAAAAAGTCTCAGTTATATAGTGAAACCCAGAATGGACTAATACTAAATAGTCAAGTGCACAGAATTTAGGTTAGCATCTGTCGTGGTCTTATCCCCGTAAACCTGTTGCTGGCAACACTTTGATCCATAAGATACATGACATTACTTTTCTATAACACACAATATTGACATTCAAATTCAACAGGTGGACCCATTAACGAATTGTGTTACAAAAGCAAATTATCGTGACAGAGAAGATTGCTGCAAGGGCTGCATCTGGAAGCCATGATATCATGAATAAGGCTCATGATTAAAAGCCTTTATTAACGTTTAATTAAAGGCTTATTTATAAAGTCTAGCTTGACTCAAGTAACACATCCAGCCAAATCATGTCTGGTAAGACCTTAATTAGTGTTTGCTGTTGATAAAATATtaatgggtaatgctagagagattaactttttaaattaaattttgtaaattatatgatgGGATTGTTGATGACTGGATTATTATTgaagtgttgattaatgtgtttaatttatattggtGACACGTCATACTACttataaatttagtttaaaattttgatttacctAGTATTATTCAAAGTTACTAGAAGATATAACACTGAACATGAGGGGCTAAGTGGCAGTTGGTCTACTAATATTAGATAGTGTATTTATTGTTGGAAAATACATGGGCACTCATTAGCAAGGACGCACATTTTGATTTTGTCTAATGATATTTTAACGCATATTTGAGGGTCCCATCAGGTTTAAGTGTAATTgtaacctcatacaacatcttcaaaacatttcagtCTCATGCATTTagtataattttatttcaatttcataaaaccgttagaaaatttgttaagtttgccgttaagtgatgacataggcgaaataaaaaaaaaagaattacatAAAATAATGAGTACTTAAGTATTATCCTTTATTGTTTGCTGCTTCTTTGATGGGGGCCAATAGAGAATAGCCGTGTGATGCTCTTCTCTGTTATTTGGTTTGGTGTAAAGTGCAAGTAACAAAGCAGAGCCGTGCTGCATTTGGAGCCCAAATCGATCACCAATATATAGCAAATATTCGATGTAGCTTCCTTGTTCACATCATTTGGAAAGCTACCTCTAATAGTTTTATGTTGTTCCTGCATGCATGTTGTATGTATCAATGTGAATCACGTAGGGCAGTAATTAGTATTTAAAAAACATGCACAGCCAACACTGTTTCCTAATCTGGATAAATCGAATCCGACACAATTCTCCTTTAGTCTATAAGCATCGTGATTTCTGCCTAAAACTTTTCAGCAACAACTTTATGTCTCATAATTAAGTATGACGAGTTTGACCAAATTAAGCATGATGGGTTTCTATAATCTATAAGTTAATTGAGCATAAAGATCATCATATCCAACTCCAAGAATATCCAACAACTAGCCTGTTACTTCTGCAACCAAATATCGATATTGTCCTCCAAGTACATCTACCAGGTTGAATCCTCAAGTTCTAGTTACAGTGGCTCCTGCAGTGTCTTCGACTCCCTCACTTCAATCTATCTCTTCAAATCCTTCACAGGCTTCTGTCAACACAATAGCTCATTTCAATTCTACTTCTTCATAGTCTCCTTCCTTGTTACCTGTCCTAGATTCAGATCAACTCCAGGCACTCTTACCATTTGAATCATCATCTAGTTCATCTATTGTTGCATCTAATGCTTCTGAGATTAATGCATCGCATATTCATCCAATGCAAACCAAATTTAAGGTCTGGAGTTATACCTAGGCAAGATTATTCTGCTTATGTGTCTGATACCTTAGTGCCTACCCCTTCTATTAAGTGTCCTTCTGAATTTGCATCTTTGTTTATTAATGAACA encodes the following:
- the LOC137711738 gene encoding transcription factor bHLH162-like; translated protein: MKCSGESSSKPDRKTVERNRRIQMKSLCFKLASLVPPQHFKTTNSKDTVSMQNQLDTTASYIKQLRERIENLKERKEKAMRSQLGSSNSDIGAIAAENAVMTGSRLPVLVLRESGSCIEVMLISGLNKNFMFYEVILVLQEQGAEVVSASFSTVGDKVFHSVHAQVKISRVGVEISMVWQRLQNLLY